Proteins encoded within one genomic window of Oncorhynchus mykiss isolate Arlee chromosome 27, USDA_OmykA_1.1, whole genome shotgun sequence:
- the LOC110507202 gene encoding olfactory receptor 4D1-like, producing MGNRTIDVLNAVFILGKIDLSSEGKYLTVLIGSLIYLFTLFCNLSLLAVIVFNRNLHGPMYLFLLNLSINDLIGISAMIPRVMSDVLSEDRHITYPACLIQAFCIHMYGGATLLILSIMSFDRYIAICHPLRYHSIMTKNTVVSLIASAWLIDFLLVGILFGLTLRFPVCKTVIVNIYCDNMSLLRLTCATETTVNNIYGLFITGVLHGGGAFSVVFSYSFILFTCFRGSDSDAKLKALHTCATHLLVFLIYEFSGIIVVLVYRIPNTPLLLQTFAGMIFVIFPPEIK from the exons ATGGGGAACCGAACCATAGATGTACTCAACGCTGTTTTCATATTGGGCAAAATAGACTTGTCTTCTGAAGGGAAATATTTGACTGTCCTAATTGGCTCTCTCATCTACTTATTTACACTGTTCTGTAACCTGTCTTTGCTTGCGGTTATAGTTTTCAACAGAAATCTACACGGGCCTATGTATCTGTTCCTTCTCAACTTATCCATCAATGACTTGATCGGTATAAGCGCCATGATTCCAAGGGTCATGTCAGATGTATTGTCTGAAGATAGGCACATCACTTACCCAGCATGCTTGATTCAGGCTTTCTGTATTCATATGTATGGCGGAGCGACACTTCTCATATTGTCTATCATGTCGTTTGATCGCTACATAGCTATCTGTCATCCACTAAGGTACCACTCCATCATGACTAAGAACACTGTTGTAAGTCTCATTGCCTCTGCTTGGCTGATTGACTTTCTACTGGTTGGGATCCTGTTCGGGCTCACGTTGCGTTTCCCTGTTTGTAAAACAGTTATCGTGAACATCTATTGTGACAACATGTCCCTGTTAAGACTGACCTGTGCAACAGAAACCACAGTGAATAACATCTATGGCTTATTTATCACAGGTGTACTCCATGGGGGAGGGGCTTTTTCTGTGGTCTtctcctactcattcattctATTCACATGTTTTAGAGGTAGTGACTCTGATGCCAAGCTAAAGGCCTTGCATACATGTGCCACACACCTGCTTGTCTTTCTAATCTATGAGTTCTCAGGTATCATTGTTGTCCTTGTGTATCGAATACCAAACACTCCTCTCCTACTTCAGACATTTGCAGGAATGATATTTGTCATATTTCCTCCAG AAATCAAGTGA